In the genome of Petrotoga olearia DSM 13574, one region contains:
- a CDS encoding S9 family peptidase — protein sequence MEKLALEDFTKYKFISNTKFSPDGKNLAFVVSEMDVDENKYLSNIWLYNVDNKTINKLTTFNQESSYLWLDNENIIFSTVREEKDKKRKEKGEPFTIYYIINIKGGEAQKYFELPFFASDIEPISKDKFVVTGIYDPKYKNLESLSKEEKEKELDKLKEEKDYEVLDEIPFWSNGRGFTNKKRNRLYIYTLKDKKITPITDELTNVEGFKLNKGKDLMLFISNTFKDKMEIRSDLYLYDLKKESFEKLTHEDPFNYVYADFLKEKIIFLGSNMKEYGINENPKFYLMDLQTKEVKQIQTDFDYSTWSSVGSDCRYGSNSEFKVENDYLYFETTEYGNSFINRIDEKGKREKLTTQSGSVDGFDVFKDRIIFVGMRDVKLQELYELAGNEERQLTTFNEWIMKEKTLSKPERITFLGKGEIEIEGWVMKPVNFEENKKYPAILDIHGGPKTVYGGDVFFHEMQYWANEGYVVMFCNPRGSDGRGDEFADIRGKYGTIDYEDIMDFVDKVLEKFSFIDENRIGVTGGSYGGYMTNWVIGHTDRFKAAVSQRSIANWISKFGTTDIGYYFVEDQQAATPWSDYEKLWFHSPMKYADNVKTPTLFIHSEEDYRCWLAEGLQMFTSLKYNGVESKLVMFRGENHELSRSGKPKHRVRRLKEITAWFDNYLK from the coding sequence ATGGAGAAGTTAGCTTTAGAGGATTTTACAAAGTACAAATTTATATCGAACACTAAATTTTCACCGGATGGTAAAAACTTAGCTTTTGTTGTCTCTGAGATGGATGTAGATGAAAACAAGTATCTATCAAACATATGGCTTTACAATGTTGATAATAAAACGATCAACAAGCTCACCACTTTCAATCAAGAAAGTTCTTATCTATGGTTAGACAATGAAAATATCATCTTTTCAACGGTGAGAGAAGAAAAAGATAAAAAGAGAAAGGAAAAAGGAGAACCTTTTACAATTTATTATATAATAAACATCAAAGGAGGAGAGGCTCAAAAATATTTTGAACTTCCGTTCTTTGCATCAGATATCGAACCCATATCTAAAGATAAGTTTGTTGTAACTGGTATTTACGATCCGAAATATAAGAATTTGGAGAGCCTTTCAAAGGAAGAAAAAGAAAAGGAATTGGATAAGCTCAAAGAAGAAAAAGATTACGAAGTTTTAGATGAAATACCTTTCTGGTCGAATGGGAGGGGATTTACCAACAAGAAAAGGAATAGATTATACATTTATACGTTAAAAGATAAAAAAATTACCCCAATAACGGATGAATTGACAAACGTAGAAGGTTTTAAATTGAATAAAGGAAAAGATTTAATGCTTTTTATTTCCAATACTTTTAAAGATAAAATGGAAATAAGATCCGATCTTTATTTATACGACTTAAAGAAAGAAAGTTTTGAAAAATTAACTCACGAAGACCCTTTCAATTACGTATATGCAGACTTTCTCAAGGAGAAAATAATCTTCTTAGGTTCCAACATGAAAGAGTACGGAATCAACGAAAACCCCAAGTTTTATTTGATGGATTTACAAACAAAAGAAGTAAAACAAATTCAAACTGATTTTGATTATAGTACTTGGAGTTCTGTAGGCTCTGATTGTAGATATGGTTCTAATAGTGAATTCAAAGTGGAGAACGATTACCTTTATTTTGAAACCACAGAGTATGGAAATTCTTTCATAAATAGAATAGATGAGAAGGGCAAGAGAGAAAAATTGACAACACAAAGCGGATCCGTTGATGGTTTTGATGTATTTAAAGATCGTATCATCTTTGTGGGGATGAGAGATGTTAAACTTCAAGAACTATACGAATTAGCAGGCAATGAAGAGAGACAACTAACTACTTTCAATGAATGGATAATGAAAGAAAAAACTTTATCTAAGCCAGAAAGAATAACCTTTCTCGGTAAAGGTGAAATAGAAATTGAAGGATGGGTTATGAAACCTGTTAATTTTGAAGAGAACAAGAAATACCCCGCAATCTTAGATATTCATGGTGGCCCAAAAACCGTTTATGGTGGAGATGTTTTTTTCCATGAAATGCAGTATTGGGCAAATGAGGGTTATGTTGTTATGTTTTGTAATCCCCGAGGAAGTGATGGAAGAGGGGATGAGTTTGCAGATATCAGAGGAAAGTATGGAACAATAGACTATGAAGACATAATGGACTTTGTTGATAAAGTATTGGAAAAGTTCTCTTTCATAGACGAAAATAGAATAGGGGTAACAGGTGGTTCTTATGGTGGTTATATGACCAACTGGGTAATTGGACATACTGATAGGTTCAAGGCTGCCGTTTCTCAAAGAAGTATAGCAAATTGGATTTCCAAGTTTGGCACTACCGATATCGGTTACTATTTCGTTGAAGATCAACAAGCAGCCACTCCCTGGAGTGATTATGAAAAGTTATGGTTCCACTCACCTATGAAATACGCAGATAACGTTAAAACTCCAACTCTTTTTATACATTCGGAAGAAGATTACCGTTGTTGGTTGGCTGAAGGATTGCAGATGTTCACTTCACTCAAATACAATGGCGTGGAATCAAAATTGGTTATGTTCAGAGGAGAAAATCATGAGTTGAGCAGAAGTGGAAAACCAAAACATCGAGTAAGAAGATTAAAAGAGATTACCGCGTGGTTTGACAATTATTTAAAATAG